The uncultured Mailhella sp. genome segment CAAGAGAAAGAATGTCCACCGCGCTCACCCCGTTTCCTCAGGAATGATGATGTCCGTGATGATGCTCGTGCCCGGAAAGCGGACTCTCCGCGCCGCCGAACAACAGCCGCGCCTCCTCGCCGGAAAGCGCTTCGTACACGCTCTCTCCGGAAAGAAAGGCGTAGGTCACGCCGGCAATGGCGTGCGTGTCCATGACGGCGCTCATGACCTTTTCATCCGCCGTCATGGGAACATAGACCACGCCCTTCTTCACCACGGCGGGCCAGTGCTGATTCCCGAGCGCGTGGCCGAGCTTCACCGCGCAGGAAACGGCATCCTCCTCGCCGAACGCGGCAAGACCGGAGAGATCCACGGCCATCACCGGGCAGAGGCGTATGCGGCACACCACGGCGCAGCGCTGCTTTTCATCCCAGTCCAGCACGTCGCCGTCGCGCAGGGACTCTCCGCGCTCCAGCGCCACGGCCATGACGCGCCCACCGAGCGTTTCCTTGCGCAGCCGATTCTTCTGCGCGTCCCACTGGGAGAGTTCCAGATAGTCGATGTTCGCGTCGCGAAGCCGTCCGGCCCAGTCCGCGTCGGCCCTGTTGCCCAGTACCTTTTCAATGATTTCCACAAATGCCCCCATAGCGTTTTCCGTAACCGGGCCGTTGCCGACCCTCTGTTCTCCGGGCGCGTCCGGCCGGACGCTGGAATTTCTCCGCCGTCCGGCCGGATGTTGCCGGGCCTTTTTACGAAAGGCCGCTCTGCCGTGAATCAACAGGTCCCGGCCGCGCCCGGATGCGCTTTTTGCCGAGGCCTGCCGTTTGCAGATGCGTCAGCTGAAGAAGTACAGCTGCGCGAGGCTCGCGTTCTGGACGGGCGGCACGGTGACGTGCTTTCCATCCACCATGACGGCGAAGGTTTCGGGATTGACCTCGATGTGAGGCGTAAGATTGTTTCGCACCATGCACTGTTTGGTGAGGCTGCGAATGCCGTGGACGGCGGCAAGATGACTCTTCAGCCCGAGCTGCTCGCCGATGCCGCGATCCATGGCGGCCTGCGAGGTGAAGGTGTAGCGCGTGGACTGGAGGCAGCGCCCGAGCGAGCCGAACATGGGCCGGTAGATGACCGGCTGCGGCGTAGGCAGCGAGGCGTTGGGATCGCCCATGGCGGACCAGGCAATGGCCCCGCCCTTGATGACCATGTAGGGCTTGGCGCCGAAGAAGGCCGGCTGCCAGAGCACGAGATCGGCCACCTTGCCGGTTTCCACGGAGCCGATGAGGTGGGAGACGCCCTGAATGATGGCCGGATTGATGGTCACCTTGGCCACGTAGCGCAGCACGCGGAAGTTGTCGTTGTCCGCGGAGTCTTCGGGGAGCTTGCCGCGGGCGGCCTTCATGGCGCTGGCCGTCTGGATGGCGCGTATCCAGTTTTCGCCCACGCGGCCCATGGCCTGGGAGTCGCTCGCGATGCAGGAAATCGCGCCCATGTCGTGCAGCACGTTTTCGGCGGCGATGGTTTCCGGACGCACGCGGCTCTCCGCGAAGGAAACGTCGGAGGGCACGTTGTGATTGAGGTTGTGGCAGACCATGATCATGTCGAAGAGCTCGGCCTGCGAGTTGACGCCGAAAGGCAGCGTGGGGTTGGTGGAGCTCGGCAGCACGTTGGGCTGCCCGGCCACGCGGATGATGTCCGGCGCGTGACCGCCGCCCGCGCCTTCGGTGTGGAAGGTGTGGATTACCCGGCCTTCCATGGCGGCGATGGTGTCTTCCACGTAACCGGCTTCGTTCAGGGTGTCGGTGTGGATGGAGACCTGCACATCCATCTTGTCGGCCACGGAAAGCGCCGCGCGGATGATGGCGGGCATGGCGCCCCAGTCCTCGTGGATCTTGAAGCCGCAGGCGCCGGCTTCGATCTGCTCGCGCAGGGGCTCTTCGTTGTAGGCGTGGCCCTTGCCGAGAATGCCGAGGTTCACGGGCAGGGCTTCGGCGGCTTCCATGATGCGGTGAATGTTCCACGCGCCGGGCGTGATGGTGGTGCCGTTGGTGCCGTCGGAGGGGCCGATGCCGCCGCCGAAGAAGGTGGTGATGCCGTTGGAAATGGCGGTCTGTGCCTGCTGCGGGCACACGAGATGCACATGGGCGTCGATGCCGCCGGCGGTGAGGATGAGATGCTCTCCGGAAATGGCGTCGGTGGCGTTGCCCACCACGAGATGCGGATCCACGTTGTCCATGACGGCGGGATTGCCTGCCTTGCCTATGCCCACGATGCGGCCGTCGCGGATGCCCACGTCGGCCTTGATGACGCCCTGCACGGCATCGATGATGGTTGCGTTGGTGATGACGAGGTCAAGCACGCCGTTGTCGCGCACGGAGCGGGAGTCGCCGCCCTCGCCTGCGCGCAGCGTCTTGCCGCCGCCGTAAATGACCTCGTCGCCGTAGCCGCGCAGGTCTTTTTCAATTTCCACATAGAGATCCGTGTCTCCGAGCCTGATCTTGTCGCCCACGGTGGGGCCGTACAGGCTGGAATATTCCTGTCTTGAAATCTGGGGCATGTCGCAGTCCTTGGGTTAGAGCATGGTCATGCGGAAAAGATGACGTCGCCGGGAGCCGGACGCGTTTTCGCACCGCAATGCGTGAAGCGACGCGTTCCCGGGAGGGAGCCCGGCGGGGCGGACGCCCGGATATTTCTGCATCTCAGAGCTTCGCGCTTTTGAAGCCGAGGGCTATGGCCCTGTCGATCTTGACGGCTCTTGCGTGCGCGTCTCCGGTCCAGGCGTCCACGAGGTTGTTGAATCCGTACACGCTGGAAAGTC includes the following:
- a CDS encoding urease accessory protein UreE, which encodes MGAFVEIIEKVLGNRADADWAGRLRDANIDYLELSQWDAQKNRLRKETLGGRVMAVALERGESLRDGDVLDWDEKQRCAVVCRIRLCPVMAVDLSGLAAFGEEDAVSCAVKLGHALGNQHWPAVVKKGVVYVPMTADEKVMSAVMDTHAIAGVTYAFLSGESVYEALSGEEARLLFGGAESPLSGHEHHHGHHHS
- a CDS encoding urease subunit alpha, producing the protein MPQISRQEYSSLYGPTVGDKIRLGDTDLYVEIEKDLRGYGDEVIYGGGKTLRAGEGGDSRSVRDNGVLDLVITNATIIDAVQGVIKADVGIRDGRIVGIGKAGNPAVMDNVDPHLVVGNATDAISGEHLILTAGGIDAHVHLVCPQQAQTAISNGITTFFGGGIGPSDGTNGTTITPGAWNIHRIMEAAEALPVNLGILGKGHAYNEEPLREQIEAGACGFKIHEDWGAMPAIIRAALSVADKMDVQVSIHTDTLNEAGYVEDTIAAMEGRVIHTFHTEGAGGGHAPDIIRVAGQPNVLPSSTNPTLPFGVNSQAELFDMIMVCHNLNHNVPSDVSFAESRVRPETIAAENVLHDMGAISCIASDSQAMGRVGENWIRAIQTASAMKAARGKLPEDSADNDNFRVLRYVAKVTINPAIIQGVSHLIGSVETGKVADLVLWQPAFFGAKPYMVIKGGAIAWSAMGDPNASLPTPQPVIYRPMFGSLGRCLQSTRYTFTSQAAMDRGIGEQLGLKSHLAAVHGIRSLTKQCMVRNNLTPHIEVNPETFAVMVDGKHVTVPPVQNASLAQLYFFS